Sequence from the Mauremys mutica isolate MM-2020 ecotype Southern chromosome 2, ASM2049712v1, whole genome shotgun sequence genome:
ATTAAATCTGAATTGCCTGTATTTCTCAGCAAGCCTGTTGGAAATGTTTCTTTTCCAGAGTGGCACGTGGTCTGGCTCTGGTGAAAAATAAAGCTCACGGTGTAGCCCCTTACCGGTTaaaagattttcaaagctgaagCTGTGGAAACCTGAACTCAAGCaagagagaaattaaaaatatAGAATGAACCTTCAGTTTTCTTAGCCAAGATTTTTTGTCACCAACAGTGATTTTAGCTGCCTCAATGTTTGGGGGACTaacttgtgacaccttaaagaGGGCCCAGTTTTCAGAAAGCACTGTGCACCAGCTCCTTGGAAAGCAGGACCTCTTAAAGTGTCACAAATTGGGCACCAAAAATcactaatcattttttaaaatcttggccctcaaacatatttaaaatctattgcagcacagaatctgcttctttatgtaagcagagtcaggatgagctctaccctgacatctggtggtgaattatggggagtgtggaaaggaatttcaggtatttgcattgccacacccaccccacctagcatagcccatggcagcctgggatggttattttgacagctctgggatccccaatttctttgttattggggcaggaggactaaggtgttgtcaccctgattatgtgaatgaggaactatgagactgctttatgataGAGATGTCTCAacatcaattaagtagcacttgctagacaagggacatagatgccaaaacccagtgaaatgagagaggttggggactggtgtgtgtacctgatggtatgggtctcctttgagggcctggaacaccaattgcacattctcctctctcctgaagagcagagctaattttgattccattaggagtcaatctggaggctgctgagctgaattcacgttgggccaatggtgcaccagcactggggctcccctactatgagctgaaatcactaaaagagctaagcttactgagctgagatcaccgagtgctgtgttaactagtgggggggcctgaagatctattgctaaatggctggcagagcggagcagtttgcagcacattggagcagcccacggaacagtgagtggagtggagcggtttgcggggacagctggagcggctcccaggtcggctggaggagcggcacagctggtgaaGTAGAGctggtcgtggtgaaggctgcagcagaactccacggagaggcggagcagttggccctggcccacgtaaggtgccccttaacaccctgtgtgtgccctcctccctcccatttccacccaggctgggggggtaaaactgcagataaacttttgaactctggggaggcactgaccagagacagttgggttgttggactttggggtgattggacttaagaccctatgggggaaaggacattgccaaacgtacttggaggtgggtttgttttgcttatggtttgtgttataatcctgtttgtggtgtttctccaatgtgatgccgcattgttttcctcctttattaaaaggattttgctacactcagactccgtgcttgcggttttgcattgcattattgaaacagaacccctggacactgaacccggcccttgttgctgccaactcagaggggcagaagggttacacatattAATATGCAAATGGCTTCTTATAGTAGTAACCAGTTATAGGCAAGTTCATATGATTACATATTGGTACATAAATCATCTCACTATTCATGTCACAAGGATATCAGGAAATTGTTATATTAAATGCTTACATTCAGATCCTAGCCAATTGCAAATGAACATAACAAAAAGAAGCTTACAACATTGTAAGCATTTGGAATAAGTGAAGGATTCTTACTGGTGCCTGGAGTTCTTAGAGATAGCTCAGCATATTCACACTTACAAGTACTGCACTGCTTTGTGGTGCCTTATGGTAGCACCTTCTCCCAGCAGTGTCTGTTAGCATGCTTTTGCACCCCCAGCCTTTCCCCTCAGCATCTCAGAAGGTCCTGAGAGCAAGGCTATATAAGGGATGCAGCACCCACTATCACCTCAATTCCTTCCACTGCAATGGCAGAGAACAAAAAGTGACTATGACTCTGACAAAGAGGGGGAGGTGTGTGGGAAGTGTGAATGTGCAGTGCCATCTCAACTCCAGTTACAAGTGagtaaccttcatttcttctttgaatggctctgcatattcccacttatGGGATAGACTAATAAGCAGAGCTGAAAATAACATGGAGCTAGGCACAAAGTTGTAAATGAACAGAGACTGCAGCACCGCTCTAACAAATTCAACATCTGCATTAGCAGCCAAGTCCAAAGCATAATGCGTAGTGAAAGTTGTGAACAGAACTCCAGGTAGCAGCTCTGCAAATCTCCAGAGCAGAGCCTTGTTTAATGCAAACAAAAACGGTTGCCACAGCTCTAGTGGAATATGGATGTATTGTCCCAGGTATAGGAGTCTCTGCCAACTAATAACATTAAATGGCTTAATTCATCTAGaaatgatctggggaaaaatGTATATCCCATGTGATTTGATTGTTTTTgttattctaaaaaaaaaaaaaatctggatgaTTTATGAAAACTTTTAGTTCTGTCTAAATAAGAAGCAAAGTATGTAAAGTCAATTCAACCTTATTAGAACGTGACTTGGGTGAAAAAACAGCAAATTAATGAACAGATTGACATGAAAATCTGAAACTACCTTTGGCAAAAACCTGGGATCAGGCCAAAGAATCACATTATCTTTGTGGAAAATAGTGAATGATGGATCAGCCATAAGACCATTTAGCTCATTCACCGTTCTGGCAGATGTTATAACAACTATAAAAGCCATTTTAATAGATAAACAATGTAAAGAACACTCAGCAAAAGGGTGGTTTCATCAGCCTGGctagaatagggtgaccagacagcaaatgtgaaaaatcgggacagcggatggggggtaataggaacctatataagaaaaagacccaaaaatcgggacatctggtcaccctaggctagaACCAAATTGAGATCCCAAGGAAGGAAAGTATGTCTCAAAGGAGGATGCACAGATATGCCCTTCATACATTTCTTAATGGTATTATGTACAAACAATGATCTACTATCAAACAAAGGCAGAAATGGCTGCCAAGTGAACCCTTAATGATGAATTAATCCTGCATCTTTAAAAACATAAAATCTTCTAGTACACAATGTATGGATGCTGAAGCAGAAGAACCACCCTTTCCAGTCATCCAAGTCACAAATCTGGTCCATTTTGACTTTTGTAACCATGTCTGGTTGACTGATTCCTAACATTAAGCAGCACATTGCAAACAGCCAACATGTAACTCACAAGCCAAATGCAGCTATAGTCACCTTCATCTTTAACATGGAGGGTGGCCTGTGGAGATGACAGTTCCCAGCATATGGTGTTCCACCTTGATCCAAGTGGTATCACATGATAGGACTAGTCATTACCAAAGGCTGTGCTTCATTGGTAAAGAGGGGGGCACCTGCAATCTCCACTCCATTTCATATATTTTAGGTGCTGTTATTACTGTGCTATTGGCAACTGACATCTCTCCCTCAGAAGGCAAAGTTTTGATGCTCCTGCCTGCCTCATAACTATAGATTATATACAAATGTATATACATACATTCTCCTTCCTCCTCACTAGCGCACTGATAAAGCAGCTCCTTCAGTGGATCCTGCAGTTTGCAGTGAAGTCTGGATAGTTTTATAAACAGTTTGTAGATATCCTCCTCCTTGTTATAGGAGTTAACTTTCTGACACTTTCCTAGTGGGGGCAGTTTCAGGAAAGCTCGCTCCCCAGACATCCTTCTTGAAGAGAGATGGCCCTTTATTTCATGGGACAAGGTAAGTGAACACTCTTGCAAGGTAGGCTGAACTCTCCTCTCTCCTTTATAGACAGGCTGAACAAAGTGCCCACCTGGTGGGAATCGGGCTCTCACATCCTTGGCCTTGCTGCTTTGGATCACAGAAGTCACAATAGATCTGTGACATCACAAAAAGACAATGGAAGGAGGAGAATGTATGCTCCAACACACTAGATAGTGGGCTCAGGAGCTGAGTGGTTACATTTTTCTGCTCTATTGCTTCATGTTCTAGGACTAATACTGGGTCCGTAACATCAAGTGGACTGTAACAGTTGACATTACTATCTCCTCCCGCTAGACTAAGAGCTCCAAGATCTTTTAATTTCCTGTGTTTTAAGATGAATTGTTATAGGTAGTAGTAATTTGGATTATTAGTaggatttgattattagaaatatagacaGTTTGGTTTTGTGATGACTGGGAAACCTGCATGGTTAATTGCCTACTGGGCACAAAGGTTGTGGATGTCACAAGACCTCTAGATAGATGTATGTGcattgctggggaggagccagtggtcatgatGCATGtgggtaccagtgacataggaaAAGGTAGGTGAGAGGCCctagaggccaaatttaggctgcttggtaagagattaaagtccaggacctacctccatggtagcattctctggactgctcccagttccacacgcagggccagaaAGACAGGCAAAACTGCAGGACCTCAATGCATGGATGACATGATggtgaagggaggggaggggtttaGGTTTATTAAGAACTGAGAAACCTTTTGGGTAAGGAGGAGCGTATGCAGGAATGATGGGCACCACTTAAACcgaaatggaaccagattgctggcatgtgaCATTTAAAAAGATCAtagaggattttttaaactaagggctgaggGTAAGCTGACAGGTAAGCAGCGGTACACAGTTCAGGTGCAGAAATCCCTTAGCAGAGGCCCGACTTTGTAATGTGCCGGGGGGTactccccctggctctgcccccactccaccccttcttccaaggct
This genomic interval carries:
- the C2H6orf201 gene encoding uncharacterized protein C6orf201 homolog translates to MSTVTVHLMLRTQSIVTSVIQSSKAKDVRARFPPGGHFVQPVYKGERRVQPTLQECSLTLSHEIKGHLSSRRMSGERAFLKLPPLGKCQKVNSYNKEEDIYKLFIKLSRLHCKLQDPLKELLYQCASEEEGECFHSFSFENLLTGKGLHRELYFSPEPDHVPLWKRNISNRLAEKYRQFRFNLKDTPMSAVTVRWTKRNILASYDYHSVIQELSRFGAIESVTPSGRQTAVVIFKDIISACKAMNAFPANNPGRRIQCVWHHKFMSEYRMSGHRKIKLTS